Within the Miscanthus floridulus cultivar M001 chromosome 2, ASM1932011v1, whole genome shotgun sequence genome, the region GTGCGTAGACCTTCATCACCGAACCTGAGATGGCCGGCTCCAGTTCATCCACGACTTcctccgagggctcaggttcaacaccaacaCCTCTCTCTTTATCTCTCTGTCTCCACCTCTCGGTCTAGATGTACTAGGGCTTATCTAGATTAACTGGTTACCTAGAAGTCCCTCGGTTCTACTCTAGATCGATTCTATGGATCAAACATTGGTATCAAAGCCACGGTTTAGGTATAGATCTGGCTTAACAAATAGAAATCCAGTGCGGATCTAGAATGTAGAAAGGGGCTTCAACCGacaaagggttcggttgaaccctaacctcGGATCGAGGTTAGATGAAGGTTCGGATGAAAGAAAATCTAACCCTAACTCTAGATCGGGTtcgggaaaagaaaagaaaagatacatccaaaccctagatcgggttttgGGACAGAGATGATAACAAGGTTTCAACTGGAAACCGAACTTCAAACCCGAGAAGAAATCAAATCGGGGAAAAAGAAAAACAGTGGccatcccaaaccctaaccctaaccctaatcggcaaATCGGATGAAATCCGAACAAACGAATCAAAAGAaaggggaagaaagggaagggggtggcctacctcgccgtTGCGCGGAACTGCAGTcacgccggcgcgcggggaaAGGAAAGGCCGGCTCGGGGTACTTCTCgccggaacaggccacaggggcgCCGCAGCCAGgctgctcgacggcggcgcgcccacccgctggggagcgcgcacgccggcaagGGGGCCCGCGACGGCGCCGGGGCTCGCTGCTCTCTCTCACCGTCGAAGCTCGTCACTCGGTGCTGCGGTactgaggagagaagagagagttgtgaggcgaagagagagagagagagcgaatgAGAATGAAACTAGGGTTTCGGATCGGGGCGGCCGCGGCTGGTTTTAATCGTCCGAATTCaccgctcggccgtcggatctGAACAGACGGCTCAGATCATATGGGCTAGTgtcgcggcccaggcgggcgtgcGGACGCGCGGgactttgccggcctaggcccaggttgcggcctgggtgcggcctgagCGCGCGAGAAGGAGTGGGTCGTGGGCCGGTTGCGCTACTATGGGCCGAAATTGCCAAACACAGTGAAATTGAATTCATTTTATTTTTTCCAGAAActgatttgattcatatttgataaaTTCGAATTGAATTTTGATGTTGAAATCTGTACAATTTTGATCTAACGTCAATTTTGTTCAGAGAATAGTAAAGTGTTGTAACAGTTTCTGGAAAATAGAATTAAAAGATTTATTAAAGTTTCCGCTGCATACTTAAAAATTGTtgctttcattattaaattcgaaccaacggaagaatttaattttgaaacatAGATAATTTTACAGttattataatgttgttattattctgaccaacgttgattaatagcaatattataatgttgatgttattatggttttttgttatgcattatttctatttctgcccaatggtgatgtagatttaatgtataaaacaattgtatattttaattttgaccaacgttgaactaaggcatgcaattgttgttattatttgtgttctcacactatttgaattgtgttttcaggaggatacaatttgatgagttgtatcaaagagatccctacTTTAAAAGGGGATAACTACATTGAATGGAAGAAACAGATAGACTTGGCCTTCatattggctgaggtggactgggtagtcaccacaccgtgtcctaaAGAACCTGtgacaccggtgagggagacagatgagactgatgctgcatggcagaacagagagcgggactttgctcccgtaaagatgtcttttgaccttgaatatagaaagtgggtcacaactaataagaaatgtttggctgtgataaaaaatacAATTGAGCCTACaatagtgggctcaattccagactgtgacacggtcacagagtacctagaaagaataaagagtcagttcactggctcttcaaagacatatgcaacccaactgatcaagcagctggttacagaaaggtactctggtggcggcagtagcattagagagcacatactgagaatgagcaatctggcatctaagctcaaaccaatggatttggcactcaaggatgagtttcttatttatttgatttttgcttctttgcccaaagaatttgacacctttgttgttaattacaacatacaacctgaaaaatgggatttagaaaagctcatagccatgtgtgtgcaggaggaggaaagaataaaagtttcacagggtggtactgtcaactacctaaaagataagaaaaagaactataataacagctcttcctccaagtcatctggaaagggtcccatgcaacagtctcagaacaagcaattcctagtggataaagaccagtgtctctactgtaagaagacgggacattataagaagaattgtcccgatttcctaaagatgattatgaaaaataaatgtgagaacattattacgttcgtaaatgaatccttgtatgtaaagttttcaaaatctacttggtggattgattcaggtgcaactattcatgttgctaattcattacagggattccgttcgatgagaactttgcaaagaagcgaaagtttcattaaagtcgcaaatggagtacaaacagatgttgaggccgttggcgatcttccgctagagcttgctgatggcttcatactttttcttagagatgttctttatgtaccttctttgcaaagaaacttgattagtgtatcaaagttggaccatgatggttatgattgccattttggaaatagcaaatgtcagatattgtttaataatagatgtattggtcttACCTtctgacaagacgagctttatttgttatcacttcgtgaaaatgtgaattccgtatgtgatgtgaatgagaatgtatcctcatcgaacaatgcaaacaggaaacgaaagagagctcacgatgcgttgtcgaaattatgacactgtcgtttaggccatatttcgagggagaatagaaagactagttaagaatgatattcttcctccattagagctctcagatttagaacaatgtagagattgcataaaaggaaagtatgtaaagaaaattaagaaagatgccaaacgaagtgcaggaattctatagattattcacacagacatatgtggtccttttcctgtgaaaagtgtggatggttatgattcattcataacattcacagacgattactctcattttggctatatttatccaattaaagaaagaacagaagcgttagataaattcaaaatatttaaagtagaagttgaaaatcagcatgatttaaagattaagatagtcaggtctgaccgtgggggagagtactacggtcgacataccccatatggacaagttcctgggccttttgcaaggttcttacaggagaatggtatagtcgcccagtattcaacaccgggcgaacctcagcagaatggagtagctgaaaggcataaccgtaccctgatggatatggtgcgtagtatgataagttactccactttaccgatgagtctatggatggaggcgttaaaaaccgccattcatattctcaatagagtaccaagtaagtcggtgcctaaaacaccatatgagttgtggacaggaagagtaccctcacttaaccacttgcgtgtgtgggggagccctgctgaggctaaagtttttaacccaaacattgagaagctagatcccaaaacagtgagttgccatttcattggctacccagaaaagtcaaaaggttttcgtttctactatcctaacagacatacaaagtttgtggaaatgagacacgctgtcttcctagaggatgaaatgattagagggagcatggtagcttgagaaattgaccttgaagagaagcgggtgtatgcacccactccgatcattcatgagtcatttttctcactacctgctgttgctgcaccgacagtacaagacactgtggtgccaacacctgttgttatcccgcttgtggcaacaatgaatgatgatgaggaacctgtgcctcaggatcctatagaacctattgccacacatgagggggagcaataacagcctcaaacagaaaatgtgccaaataaggaggcccctagaaggtctcaaagagttagaaaatcagctattcctgctgattatgaagtgtacaacactgaagaatttcaaatggaggatgatcccacctcatttgaagaagccatgaaaagtgatcattcatcaaagtggcttaaggccatggaagatgaaatgagatcaatgaatgcaaataaagtttgagatttggagataattcctaaaggagccaaaacagtaggctgtaaatgggtctacaaaacaaaacttaactctcaagggaatatagagagatataaagcccgacttgtggcaaaaggctttacacaaagagaagggattgattacaatgagaccttttctccagtcttatgtaaggattccttcagaatcataatggcattagtggcacattacgatttagaattacatcagatggatgtaaagacgatatttctcaatggaaacttagaggaaaatgtttacatggcacaaccgaaaggttttgtcatggaaggaaaagaacgtttgggatgccgcctaaagaaatccatttatggattaaaacaagctttaagacagtggtacttgaagtttgatcagacaataaagaattttggatttaaagataatgttgaggacaattgtgtctacgcaaagtttaagaatgggaaatttatcttccttgtcctgtatgtggatgatatcttacttgctagtagtgatgtcagtctactactggaaacaaagaagtttttatccttaaaatttgatatgaaagatcttggtgaagcttcgttcgttctagggatcgagattcgccgagatagaagtaaaggggtattaggactgtcacaaaaagcatacatagaaaaagtcttaaagaaattcagtatgcacaaatatagtccttcacctgctcctatagtcaagggcgatagatatggggatttttaatgccccaggaaccaatatgagatcgatcaaatgaaagtggttccatatgcttcagctgtcggaagcttacaaaatgctcaagtatgcacgcgccctgacttggcatttgttaccgggttacttggcagattccagagcaatcctggaatagaacactggaaattggtaaagaaagtcttgcgttatttacaaggaacgaaaggcctcatgatgacgtatagaagatctgattcactccatatagtgggatattcagattctgattatgcgggagataataaaaaatccacgtctggatatgtattcactctcgcagggaaagctatttcatggaaaagctcaaagcaaaccgtcactacatcgtccacaatgtatgccaagtttgtagcgtgttatgaggcaacggggcaggtgaactggctaaagaaattcatacccggtttaaaggtggttgacgacatcaatagaccactgaagttatactgcgataataatccagcagtacagtatgctcacaacaataagtcaagtggtgctgccaaacacattgatataaagtattatgttgtgaaggataaagttcgggatcaaatgataagtcttgagcatataagtaccgaaaagatgctcgcggatccgcttacaaaaggcttaccacctaacgtgttcagagaacatgtagccggcatgggtttaagggaaagcctatgattcctggactataaagggcccaaaagttaaagtaactatttcagatcagagacgtgcattgtagctgttaaatctatcgacgATTGACCGTGacaatgaaacatgctctatgcatcatctgtgaagaaatgagtaaggataaaaggattgaagtttaaagtttaaagataaaagtaatagtgtgagatcaagggggagaatgttagatttacctctcagccaataagcccaacggcctattgggccttggtcacgcgtcctgatcggggacgcccaaccctacatggttggtgggccccgtcgcactacgctatataaagtggtgggggccggtggctcgaggtacgaggttcaccgtgagccgcaaaccccaccgacaaaccctagaccgatctgagagggcgcgcagccagcgacgggaagctccactgacttcgccgtcgtcaTTGCCACACCGTCCGTCTGCAATGCATCGACGTCTGTGCCACCTCTACtacacccgtcgctgcccgtgcgcagaccttCATCACCGAACCTGAGATGGCCGGCTCCGGTTCATCCGcgactccctccgagggctcaggttcaacaccaacaCCTCTCTCTTTATCTCTCTGTCTCCACCTCTCGGTCTAGATGTACTAGGGCTTATTTAGATTAACTGGTTACCTAGAAGTCCCTCGGTTCTACTCTAGATCGATTCTATGGATCAAACAGTGATCTCCTTGCTCCTCTTGTGGAGGCTTGGTAAGGGGCACGACAACGTCGCTCTGGGCCGCCGCTCAGCCAACTCCACCGCTTGGCAAGCCACTGCACTGCTCCCTGGCCACGCCTGTGGCCGCGCATGGCGCCGGGACATGGTGGCGCCGCTCTGTCCGTGCGCTGCTGGTGTCGGCGCACGACGCAGCGGAGGAGTGCTTCATCACCGCGTACGACACCATCTTGGTGGAACGGCCGCGGGTGCTCGCCGGTGCTTCAATCCACGGAGTTCTGCGCGGTGGACGCGTCCATGATGCTCGGCTACTTCATGGCGGAGTTCTGCGCGATGCTGCATGCCGCGTTTGGGCTGGAGCGCTAGAGCGCGCGACGGTGGCGCCCAGCGGCAACCGATGGGACACTGGGCGACGATCGCATTTGGAATGGTGGCACAACTTCTTTGGTACCAAGACTGCCGCGTTTTGCTACCGGCATGGAGGGCGGCGTGGAGAGCGAGCTCGTGACCATCGTGAAGGGCGACATGGCAAGCTCGTGACCAGGCGGTGAGCATGCGCAGCTGGAATTGAGGGCGGCGCGACGAGCGGGCTGCCGGCATGGAGGACGACGAGGATTGGTCTCCTACGGGCGACGCATGAGGGCGGTGGCGGCTCGGCGTGGGAGTACTCTCGTGTGGCCTGTCTTTCACGGGTGAAGAGCCAAATTCTAGATGAAATCGCTGGCAGCCCTTGGATTGCCCATACACGGTGGATGTGATAGGGTAAGTTACAACGTGACTTGCTTGAGGCAAGTCACCGGATCTGTGTCCGCTTGTCACTGGGTCCTTCCCCCgcgcgccgtcgtcttcctctccTCGACATTGTCCCAGCCGGAGGCGGCGTGGCCAGAGCGGGTCACGGCAAAACGCGCAGGTGGCGGCTGGCGCACGCGGCGCGGAGCGCCACGGCTGGCACGAGGCCGCAGTTGCACGCGCCGGCCGGTGGCGACCGGTGTGGGGCAGCAACGGCCAACGCAGCGTCGCATGCGTGGGCGCGGCAACGGCAAGCCGACGACGAGCGGGGCGGCGTGTGGAGGCGCGGGTCCAGCGATTTGATTTGATGCGGCAAACTAATGGAGTCCATTTCATCAGGATCTAATGCGGATTGCGTGCTGTCGCTTGCATTGCATGTAGGGGTTGTTGGAGCCTACTGTGTATACAAGCGTCAGCTGGTACTTGGTAGTGGTAGGCAATGTACTGGACTACT harbors:
- the LOC136536663 gene encoding uncharacterized protein, which translates into the protein MAGSSSSTTSSEGSGGYNLMSCIKEIPTLKGDNYIEWKKQIDLAFILAEVDWVVTTPCPKEPVTPVRETDETDAAWQNRERDFAPVKMSFDLEYRKWVTTNKKCLAVIKNTIEPTIVGSIPDCDTVTEYLERIKSQFTGSSKTYATQLIKQLVTERYSGGGSSIREHILRMSNLASKLKPMDLALKDEFLIYLIFASLPKEFDTFVVNYNIQPEKWDLEKLIAMCVQEEERIKVSQGGTVNYLKDKKKNYNNSSSSKSSGKGPMQQSQNKQFLVDKDQCLYCKKTGHYKKNCPDFLKMIMKNKCENIITFVNESLYVKFSKST